The following coding sequences lie in one Cyanobacterium sp. Dongsha4 genomic window:
- a CDS encoding type II toxin-antitoxin system VapB family antitoxin → MNLNIDLEDELLHNLMVIAKKSGKTPNSLVREAIYEYINKQHRLQWSEKVLDFNGVDDGIKFESYRDDLLSSNDKRIFA, encoded by the coding sequence ATGAATTTAAACATTGATTTAGAAGATGAATTATTACATAATCTTATGGTGATTGCAAAAAAATCAGGTAAAACTCCAAATAGTCTTGTTAGAGAGGCAATTTATGAATATATAAATAAGCAGCATCGTTTACAGTGGAGCGAAAAAGTCCTTGATTTTAATGGTGTTGATGATGGTATTAAGTTTGAAAGTTATCGAGATGATTTATTGTCTTCTAATGATAAAAGAATATTTGCTTAA
- the pyrF gene encoding orotidine-5'-phosphate decarboxylase: MMNKDNIIVPLDVPSLEDAIALVKKLPEVSFWKVGLELFVSTGSDILRYLKDENKKIFLDLKFHDIPNTVKSATKSALKYDVDLLTLHATAGREALTAAKEVVKESASPMKLLAISVLTSINSRQLAFDLKIPLELPEYALNNALMAQECGIDGAVCSPQEARKLKEVCGQDFILVCPGVRPKWAVTGDQQRVMTPKKAFAEGADYLVIGRPITQAENPVLAWEKVIAEI; encoded by the coding sequence ATAATGAATAAAGATAACATAATCGTTCCTCTCGATGTCCCTAGTTTAGAAGATGCGATCGCACTTGTTAAGAAATTACCTGAAGTCAGCTTTTGGAAAGTAGGCTTAGAGCTATTTGTCAGCACAGGAAGCGATATACTTAGATACTTGAAAGACGAAAACAAAAAAATCTTTCTCGATCTCAAATTCCATGACATCCCCAACACCGTCAAAAGTGCTACCAAATCTGCATTAAAGTATGATGTGGACTTATTAACCCTCCATGCCACTGCTGGTAGAGAAGCCCTTACCGCCGCCAAAGAAGTCGTAAAAGAGTCTGCATCCCCCATGAAATTGTTAGCCATTAGCGTTTTAACGAGCATTAATAGCCGACAATTAGCCTTTGACCTCAAAATTCCCCTAGAACTGCCCGAATACGCCTTAAATAACGCCCTGATGGCTCAAGAATGTGGTATTGATGGAGCGGTTTGTTCCCCCCAAGAAGCCCGAAAATTGAAGGAAGTATGCGGACAAGATTTTATCCTAGTATGCCCCGGAGTGCGTCCAAAATGGGCGGTTACAGGAGATCAACAGAGGGTAATGACACCGAAAAAAGCCTTTGCCGAAGGTGCGGATTATTTAGTGATTGGGCGCCCCATTACTCAAGCAGAAAACCCTGTGTTAGCGTGGGAAAAAGTAATTGCAGAAATTTGA
- the lpxA gene encoding acyl-ACP--UDP-N-acetylglucosamine O-acyltransferase, which yields MIHPTAIIDPKAELDSTVQVAPYAVIGADVKIGANTTVGSHTVIEGPIEIGCDNQIFPGSALGLAPQDLKYKGAKSLVKIGDRNVIREYVTVNRATGEGETTIIGNDNLLMAYVHVAHNCILHDRIVIANSVAIAGHVEIESKAVIGGMLGIHQFVKIGTMAMLGGMSRIDRDVPPYMLVEGNPSHVRSLNLVALKRNNFSSEQVSLLKKAYKILYRSKLTVNQALEELQPLTDNEQIKHLVEFIRASANDSGRRGLINAK from the coding sequence GTGATACATCCTACTGCTATCATTGATCCTAAAGCAGAGTTAGATTCTACTGTACAGGTTGCACCCTATGCGGTAATTGGTGCTGATGTAAAAATTGGAGCAAATACCACTGTTGGCTCTCATACCGTAATTGAAGGACCGATTGAAATTGGCTGTGATAATCAGATTTTCCCGGGTTCTGCTTTGGGTTTAGCACCTCAAGATTTAAAGTATAAGGGGGCTAAAAGTCTTGTAAAAATAGGCGATCGCAATGTAATTCGAGAATATGTAACAGTGAACAGAGCTACGGGAGAGGGAGAAACAACCATTATAGGTAATGATAATCTCTTAATGGCTTATGTCCATGTCGCCCATAACTGCATTTTACACGATCGCATCGTTATTGCTAACTCCGTGGCGATCGCAGGTCATGTAGAAATCGAATCAAAGGCTGTGATTGGGGGAATGTTGGGCATTCATCAATTCGTGAAAATTGGTACAATGGCAATGTTAGGGGGAATGAGTAGAATCGATCGAGATGTGCCTCCTTATATGTTAGTAGAAGGTAATCCCTCCCATGTGCGATCGTTAAACTTAGTGGCATTGAAACGCAATAATTTCAGTAGTGAGCAGGTATCGTTGTTGAAAAAAGCCTATAAAATCCTTTATCGTTCTAAATTGACGGTAAATCAAGCCCTAGAAGAATTACAACCCCTAACCGATAATGAACAGATTAAGCATCTTGTGGAATTTATCCGTGCTTCTGCCAATGACTCAGGTAGGAGAGGATTAATTAATGCTAAATAA
- a CDS encoding flavin monoamine oxidase family protein, whose translation MINRRFFLIVSSVILAHIVASKNLANNSLKTTKKNKEKIIIIGAGIAGLTAGKTLQNKGFEVILLEARNRIGGRLWTSKKWDDAFVDMGASWIHGKEGNPITQLANSINAQVFPTKSEKAIIYDINGKFITEEKEEKLDTLNNKLQEIISKIQNKYDEDISLQKALEKELKWQTLSDVNKQYFEYLLNSNIEQEYAADISQLSAFYFDETKEFDGDDLLFVKGYNLISDYLATGLNIKLDHTVESIASNSQGVNVITNKGNFQADRVIVTLPLGVLQKNIVKFSPPLPEKKLEAINQLGMGVLNKLYLLFPKRFWQNNYDWIEKISEKKGQWSEWVNLESALRKPILLGFNAGKFGREIESWSDEEIVADAMKNLRQIYGNSIPQPIDYQLTRWNQDPFTFGSYSYYATNSTPNHRQELAKPINKKIFFAGEATSIDYPATVHGAYFSGLRVSQEIITLTN comes from the coding sequence ATGATTAATCGTCGTTTTTTTCTAATCGTATCTAGTGTCATATTAGCTCATATTGTTGCGTCAAAAAATCTTGCCAATAACTCATTAAAAACTACTAAGAAAAATAAAGAAAAAATTATTATTATCGGTGCAGGAATAGCAGGGTTAACAGCAGGTAAAACTCTGCAAAATAAAGGTTTTGAAGTAATCTTATTAGAAGCAAGAAATCGTATTGGTGGGCGTTTATGGACAAGTAAAAAATGGGATGATGCTTTTGTGGATATGGGGGCTTCTTGGATTCATGGAAAGGAGGGTAATCCCATTACACAATTAGCTAATTCTATCAATGCTCAAGTTTTTCCTACTAAGAGTGAAAAAGCGATTATATATGATATTAATGGTAAATTCATTACAGAAGAAAAAGAAGAAAAATTAGATACATTAAACAATAAACTACAGGAAATTATCAGCAAAATTCAGAATAAATATGATGAAGATATTTCTTTACAAAAAGCATTAGAAAAAGAATTAAAATGGCAAACATTATCAGATGTTAATAAACAATATTTTGAGTATTTATTAAATTCTAACATTGAGCAAGAATACGCCGCAGATATATCTCAACTTTCTGCTTTCTATTTTGATGAAACCAAAGAATTTGATGGAGATGATTTACTATTTGTTAAAGGTTATAATCTGATTAGTGATTATTTAGCCACGGGATTGAATATTAAACTTGATCATACCGTAGAATCTATTGCATCTAATAGTCAGGGTGTGAATGTTATTACTAACAAAGGCAATTTTCAAGCAGATAGAGTAATTGTCACTTTACCATTAGGAGTTTTACAAAAAAATATCGTTAAGTTTTCTCCTCCTTTACCAGAGAAAAAATTGGAGGCAATTAATCAATTAGGTATGGGAGTTTTAAACAAATTATACTTACTTTTTCCGAAAAGATTTTGGCAAAATAATTACGACTGGATAGAGAAGATTTCAGAGAAAAAAGGACAATGGAGTGAATGGGTTAATCTTGAATCGGCACTGAGAAAACCGATATTATTGGGATTTAATGCGGGGAAATTCGGGAGAGAAATAGAGTCATGGAGTGACGAGGAAATTGTCGCTGATGCCATGAAAAATTTACGGCAAATTTACGGCAATTCTATCCCTCAACCCATAGATTATCAGTTAACCCGATGGAATCAAGATCCTTTTACCTTTGGCTCTTACTCTTATTATGCCACTAATTCCACACCAAACCATCGTCAAGAATTAGCTAAACCTATTAATAAAAAGATTTTTTTCGCAGGGGAAGCAACTTCCATCGATTATCCTGCTACTGTACATGGTGCTTATTTTAGCGGATTGCGTGTAAGTCAAGAAATTATTACTTTGACGAATTAA
- a CDS encoding DASH family cryptochrome has protein sequence MNTALIWFRNDLRIHDHAILARIAEGNYQQIIPFYCFDDRQFKTTFFGFAKTGKYRAKFLIESVADLRKSLQKLGTNLIVRKGFPEQIIPDLAKQYNVTEVYFSQEATEEEITVENRLIKALKQLRTQVKSCWQSTLYQPDDLPFSIENLPDLFTNFRKQIEKKSTVEECFESPKKLPPIPPIDTGNIPILSDLGLDDFEASQLAVLPFKGGETEAIKRLKSYFWEKDCLKVYKETRNGMLGGDYSSKFSPWLALGCLSPRYIYEEVEKYEQERVKNDSTYWLIFELLWRDFFRFTAVKYGNRLFYPSGIQNINIPWQENWSIFEAWCEGQTGYPLIDANMRELKTTGFMSNRGRQNVASFLTKNLGINWQMGAEWFESLLIDYDVCSNWGNWNYTAGIGNDGRGFRYFNIPKQSKDYDYRGDYLRHWLPEIASIRGDKIHEPWKLSRGEQQQFRVQLGVDYPAPIVDFFKSVKYNEKVYLSAIA, from the coding sequence ATGAATACTGCTTTAATCTGGTTTCGTAATGATTTAAGAATACATGATCATGCAATTTTAGCAAGAATTGCAGAGGGTAATTATCAACAAATAATTCCTTTTTATTGTTTTGATGATAGACAGTTTAAAACTACTTTTTTTGGGTTTGCCAAAACAGGTAAATATAGAGCAAAGTTTTTAATAGAAAGTGTTGCTGATTTAAGAAAATCTCTACAAAAATTAGGTACAAACTTAATAGTTAGAAAAGGTTTTCCTGAACAAATTATTCCTGATCTTGCTAAACAATATAATGTTACAGAAGTTTATTTTTCTCAGGAAGCTACAGAGGAAGAAATAACCGTTGAAAATCGTTTAATTAAGGCTTTAAAACAATTGCGGACTCAAGTAAAATCCTGTTGGCAATCGACTCTTTATCAACCAGATGATTTACCTTTTTCCATAGAAAACTTACCTGATTTATTTACTAACTTTCGGAAACAAATAGAAAAAAAAAGCACAGTCGAGGAATGTTTTGAAAGCCCGAAAAAATTACCGCCAATTCCCCCCATTGACACAGGCAATATTCCAATTTTATCAGATTTAGGATTAGATGATTTTGAAGCAAGTCAATTAGCGGTTTTACCTTTCAAAGGAGGAGAAACAGAAGCAATTAAAAGACTAAAATCTTATTTCTGGGAAAAGGATTGTCTCAAGGTTTATAAAGAAACTCGCAATGGAATGTTAGGAGGAGATTATTCTTCTAAATTTTCTCCTTGGTTAGCGTTGGGGTGTCTTTCTCCTCGTTATATCTATGAGGAAGTAGAAAAGTATGAGCAAGAAAGAGTAAAAAATGACTCTACTTACTGGCTAATTTTTGAGTTATTATGGCGAGATTTTTTCCGTTTTACGGCGGTTAAGTATGGCAATCGTCTCTTTTATCCGTCGGGGATTCAAAATATTAACATTCCTTGGCAGGAAAATTGGTCAATTTTTGAAGCATGGTGCGAGGGACAAACAGGCTACCCATTAATTGATGCAAATATGAGGGAATTAAAAACCACTGGTTTTATGTCGAATCGGGGAAGGCAGAATGTGGCGAGTTTTTTAACGAAAAATTTAGGGATAAATTGGCAAATGGGGGCTGAGTGGTTTGAATCTCTCTTGATTGATTATGATGTTTGCAGTAATTGGGGAAATTGGAATTATACGGCAGGAATTGGTAATGATGGGAGGGGTTTCCGTTATTTTAATATACCAAAACAGTCCAAAGACTATGATTATCGGGGAGATTATTTACGCCATTGGTTGCCTGAAATTGCTTCTATTAGAGGAGATAAAATTCATGAGCCATGGAAATTATCTCGGGGAGAACAACAACAATTTAGAGTACAATTAGGAGTAGATTATCCTGCACCCATTGTGGATTTTTTCAAGTCTGTCAAATATAACGAAAAAGTTTATTTAAGCGCGATCGCATGA
- the tatA gene encoding twin-arginine translocase TatA/TatE family subunit yields the protein MFGLGWAEVIIILLVTVLIFGPKKIPELGSSLGKTLRGFKDEVIRDNDDSNHKESDN from the coding sequence ATGTTTGGTTTAGGTTGGGCAGAAGTAATTATTATTTTGCTCGTGACGGTTTTAATTTTTGGTCCAAAAAAAATACCAGAGTTAGGTAGTTCTTTAGGAAAAACCCTGAGAGGATTTAAGGACGAAGTGATAAGAGATAATGATGATAGTAACCATAAGGAATCAGACAATTAA
- a CDS encoding peptidylprolyl isomerase: MKVSSFNKNLNLIVVLCLITVIGLSGCQQLNATSGVEKNTQETTTSAVDNSNSEDNLSSGETNPNEEESNNQDNISLNNNSMNLPRLEGNATVVMKINGQSVTIELDGNNAPITAGNFVDLVQQGVYNGSMFHRVIKEPQPFVAQGGDPQSKDPNVPVTRLGTGSYVDPTTKTPRYIPLEIRPEYDETKEGVTPPEIVYGQTITTAPELKHDYGVIAMARSQMPDSASAQFYFTLAELPFLDGNYAVFGRVTEGMDVVTSIEQGDRIESAEVISGAENLKK, from the coding sequence ATGAAAGTTTCATCTTTTAATAAAAATCTTAATTTAATCGTGGTTCTTTGTTTAATCACGGTCATAGGTTTATCAGGATGTCAACAGTTAAATGCTACTTCAGGGGTAGAGAAAAACACTCAAGAAACCACTACCTCTGCAGTAGATAATAGCAATTCAGAAGACAATCTTTCTTCAGGGGAAACTAATCCCAATGAGGAAGAAAGTAACAATCAAGATAACATTAGTCTAAATAACAACTCTATGAATTTACCTCGTTTAGAAGGAAACGCAACAGTAGTAATGAAAATTAACGGGCAATCCGTTACCATTGAACTTGACGGCAATAATGCTCCTATCACAGCTGGAAATTTTGTCGATTTAGTACAACAAGGGGTTTATAATGGGTCTATGTTTCACCGTGTTATCAAAGAACCTCAACCCTTTGTAGCACAGGGAGGAGATCCTCAAAGCAAAGATCCTAATGTTCCTGTAACTCGTTTGGGTACTGGCAGTTATGTTGACCCCACTACGAAAACTCCTCGCTATATTCCCCTTGAAATTCGTCCTGAATATGATGAAACTAAAGAAGGAGTTACTCCCCCTGAGATTGTTTATGGTCAAACTATTACTACTGCACCTGAGTTAAAGCATGACTATGGTGTTATTGCCATGGCTCGTTCTCAAATGCCTGATTCAGCTTCCGCTCAATTCTATTTTACTTTAGCTGAGTTGCCTTTCCTTGATGGTAATTATGCTGTTTTTGGTAGAGTAACAGAAGGTATGGATGTCGTTACAAGTATTGAGCAAGGCGATCGCATCGAGTCTGCCGAAGTAATTTCTGGAGCGGAAAATTTGAAAAAGTAG
- a CDS encoding response regulator yields the protein MRTILIVEDDPINMKVFSKILVKRGGFEVKGTENVDEVILMAKEGIPDVILMDVSLANSFYQGKAVDGIKITQILKQDSNTKHIPVILVTAHAMQGDKESFLAESGADGYISKPVVDHQDFVDRIKAVINN from the coding sequence ATGAGAACAATCTTAATTGTTGAAGATGACCCCATTAATATGAAAGTTTTTAGCAAAATTTTGGTAAAAAGAGGGGGATTTGAGGTAAAAGGAACAGAAAATGTGGATGAAGTTATTTTGATGGCGAAAGAAGGTATCCCTGATGTAATTTTAATGGATGTTTCTTTAGCCAATAGTTTTTATCAAGGGAAAGCAGTAGATGGAATAAAAATAACTCAAATTTTAAAACAGGATAGTAATACTAAGCATATTCCTGTTATTTTAGTTACCGCTCACGCTATGCAGGGAGATAAAGAAAGTTTTTTAGCAGAAAGTGGTGCCGATGGGTATATTTCTAAACCAGTAGTTGATCATCAAGATTTTGTGGATAGAATTAAGGCAGTTATAAACAATTAG
- a CDS encoding HepT-like ribonuclease domain-containing protein, whose translation MPKELLISREIMEEEDFANDLKTQAAVMYEISVLGEAMKRISTEFYEQNPQIPYKEIIGMRNKLVHDYDGINIALVWSVSQIQIPELIKILELILSKPQYSNNRIN comes from the coding sequence TTGCCAAAAGAATTATTGATTTCACGAGAAATTATGGAAGAGGAAGACTTTGCCAATGATTTAAAAACTCAGGCAGCAGTTATGTATGAAATTTCTGTTTTGGGAGAAGCAATGAAGAGGATTTCTACAGAATTTTATGAACAAAATCCTCAAATTCCTTACAAAGAAATTATAGGAATGCGGAATAAGTTAGTTCATGATTATGATGGAATAAATATTGCTCTAGTTTGGAGTGTATCCCAAATTCAAATTCCAGAATTAATAAAAATTTTAGAATTAATTTTATCGAAACCTCAATACTCTAATAACCGAATAAACTAA
- the fabZ gene encoding 3-hydroxyacyl-ACP dehydratase FabZ, which yields MEQIAEQEKQSSIEKTTFTVQEIQELLPHRYPFALVDRILDYTPGERAVGLKNVTINEPFFPGHIPGNPLMPGVLQLEALAQVGGVILTLLPGMKGKFFAYAGVDNARFRRPVVPGDQLIMTVELLSFKRNRIAKMQGRGLVDNQLAVEAQMLFSLLD from the coding sequence ATGGAACAAATAGCAGAGCAAGAAAAACAGTCATCTATCGAAAAAACGACTTTTACCGTACAAGAAATCCAAGAATTATTACCCCATCGCTATCCCTTTGCTTTAGTCGATCGCATCTTAGATTATACACCGGGGGAAAGAGCAGTAGGTTTAAAAAATGTTACCATCAACGAGCCTTTTTTTCCGGGGCATATTCCGGGTAATCCTTTGATGCCGGGGGTTTTACAGTTAGAGGCTCTAGCACAAGTCGGGGGAGTAATTTTAACCCTATTACCGGGTATGAAAGGAAAATTTTTTGCTTATGCGGGGGTTGATAATGCCCGTTTTCGCCGTCCTGTAGTACCGGGTGATCAATTAATCATGACCGTAGAATTACTGTCTTTTAAACGTAACCGTATTGCTAAAATGCAAGGGCGAGGCTTAGTTGACAATCAACTGGCTGTAGAAGCTCAAATGCTTTTTTCTCTCCTTGATTAA
- a CDS encoding type II toxin-antitoxin system VapC family toxin: MTNRLFLDTAFIQAILNRRDKYHQSALKLLPLVKNAQEIWTTEAILMEVGNALSKFDRIKVVNFIKQCYTTENIKIVNISSDVFREGLNLYESRQDKEWGLIDCISFSVMTKQNITDALTSDHHFTQAGFNALLISD, encoded by the coding sequence ATGACCAATAGACTATTCCTCGATACCGCATTCATTCAGGCTATATTAAATCGCCGAGATAAATATCATCAATCAGCATTAAAACTATTACCTTTGGTGAAAAATGCTCAAGAAATATGGACTACAGAGGCAATTTTAATGGAAGTAGGAAATGCTCTTAGTAAATTTGATCGCATCAAAGTAGTTAACTTTATCAAACAGTGTTATACTACAGAAAACATAAAAATAGTTAATATTAGTTCTGATGTATTTAGAGAGGGTTTAAATCTTTATGAATCCCGTCAAGATAAAGAATGGGGACTAATTGATTGTATTTCCTTTTCTGTAATGACTAAACAAAACATAACCGATGCACTCACTTCTGATCATCACTTTACCCAAGCGGGTTTTAATGCTTTATTAATTTCAGATTAG
- a CDS encoding beta-ketoacyl-ACP synthase: MKIVVTGISLFTCLGNTQDTWQKILNGVSGIKIQQPFSFLPPLPLGMIEKQPVSIHDLTKILIQQLCQDARLTLPQDNIGVIVGSSRGCQSQWEYFLSSSPPDFSSLSWLHTLPSQPALIIAQYLQTQGFVSAPTNACATGLVAIALGYELIKQNRCSQVVVGGVEAAITPLTITGFNQMKALSQEGCFPFAVNRSGLVLGEGGGLLLLETEESAHLRNAKIYGEILGWSMNCDALAMTTPESDGDTAIGCVKDCLYNSGLYPQEIDYIHAHGTGTILNDQREALIIKKLFPHSPYVSSTKGFTGHTLGAGGAIASALNFLALEKQTLLPNTTNLTLDFGLNFVKKSHHHSLKNVLCFSFGFGGQNVAIAIQNIT, encoded by the coding sequence TTGAAAATAGTTGTTACGGGCATTAGCCTTTTTACCTGTTTAGGAAATACTCAAGATACTTGGCAGAAAATCCTAAATGGCGTTTCTGGAATAAAAATTCAACAACCTTTTTCTTTTCTCCCACCTCTACCGTTGGGGATGATTGAAAAACAACCAGTGTCTATCCATGATTTAACGAAAATTCTTATACAGCAATTATGTCAGGATGCAAGGTTAACTCTTCCTCAAGATAATATTGGGGTGATTGTGGGTTCGAGTCGGGGTTGTCAAAGTCAGTGGGAATATTTTTTATCTTCTTCTCCTCCCGATTTTTCTTCTTTGTCTTGGTTGCATACTTTACCCTCTCAACCTGCGTTAATTATTGCCCAATATCTGCAAACTCAAGGTTTTGTTTCTGCTCCTACTAATGCTTGTGCTACGGGCTTAGTTGCGATCGCACTTGGGTATGAATTAATTAAACAAAATAGATGCTCACAAGTTGTCGTCGGGGGAGTAGAAGCGGCCATTACTCCTTTAACTATCACGGGATTTAATCAGATGAAAGCCCTTTCTCAAGAGGGTTGTTTCCCTTTTGCCGTGAACAGAAGCGGTTTAGTTTTAGGAGAAGGAGGAGGATTATTATTATTAGAAACCGAAGAATCTGCCCATTTAAGAAATGCCAAAATTTACGGAGAAATTCTTGGTTGGAGTATGAATTGTGATGCTTTGGCGATGACTACTCCTGAGTCAGATGGTGATACTGCCATTGGCTGTGTTAAAGATTGTCTCTATAATTCTGGTTTATACCCTCAAGAAATCGATTATATTCATGCTCATGGTACAGGAACAATTTTAAATGATCAACGAGAAGCACTGATTATTAAAAAACTATTTCCCCACTCTCCCTATGTTAGTTCCACGAAAGGATTTACAGGTCACACATTAGGGGCAGGAGGTGCGATCGCATCTGCACTGAACTTTTTAGCCTTAGAGAAACAAACTCTCTTACCAAATACTACGAACCTAACTCTTGATTTTGGACTTAATTTTGTGAAAAAATCCCATCACCATTCTTTAAAAAATGTACTTTGTTTTAGCTTTGGTTTTGGAGGCCAAAATGTTGCGATCGCTATTCAGAATATTACATAG
- a CDS encoding nucleotidyltransferase family protein translates to MKINYYQNRNINPIIQERLGVSWENIISFCQQFKIKELALFGSILRDDFSVNSDVDFLVTLSSDTKLNWIYFQLMEETLKKMINRKIDIIFKDNLEKSANWIRKKEILTTAEVIYES, encoded by the coding sequence ATGAAAATTAATTACTATCAAAATAGGAATATTAATCCCATTATTCAAGAACGTTTAGGAGTATCTTGGGAAAATATTATTAGCTTTTGTCAACAGTTTAAAATCAAAGAATTAGCTTTATTTGGCTCAATATTAAGGGACGATTTTTCTGTTAATAGTGATGTTGATTTTTTGGTCACATTATCTTCTGATACTAAATTGAATTGGATTTATTTTCAATTGATGGAAGAGACATTAAAAAAAATGATTAATAGGAAAATTGATATAATTTTTAAAGACAATTTGGAAAAAAGTGCTAATTGGATCAGAAAAAAAGAAATTTTAACCACTGCTGAGGTAATTTATGAATCGTGA
- a CDS encoding Calvin cycle protein CP12 → MSNIQDQIQEELKHAREVCDNPDSNSAECAAAWDAVEELQAEASHQKTKEPKKNSLEQYCSENPEAAECRLYDD, encoded by the coding sequence ATGAGCAATATTCAAGACCAAATTCAAGAAGAATTAAAACACGCTAGGGAAGTGTGTGATAACCCTGATAGTAACTCAGCAGAGTGTGCGGCGGCATGGGATGCAGTGGAAGAATTACAAGCTGAGGCTTCCCACCAAAAAACTAAAGAACCGAAGAAAAACTCTTTAGAACAATATTGTTCCGAAAATCCTGAAGCGGCTGAATGTCGTCTTTATGATGACTAA
- a CDS encoding SulP family inorganic anion transporter, protein MFINSTTLKREWFFNIKADILAGAVVGLALIPEAIAFSIIAGVDPKVGLYASFIIAVITAFLGGRVGSISAATGAMALLMVNLVKDHGIEYLFAATLLTGILQVLFGVFKLGKQMKYVPRAVMMGYINALGVLIFLAQLPHLTNVPSTVYLIAIASLLIIYILPRFTQAVPSPLVALAVMTIATITLKLDVPTVGDMGELPTTLPIFALPNVPLNLETLNIILPYSLTMALVGLLASFLTAALVDELTDTPSDKNQEAKGQGIANIVTSFFGGMAGCGMIGQSVINVQSGGRGRLSTFCAGIFLLFAILVLQDWVKQMPMAALVAVMFMVSIGTIRWSSFKNISRTPSTETAVMLTTMLITIATRNFALGVITGIILSTVFFSRKIAKLVFVDKVLSEDGNHRTYNVSGQIFFVSIEEFLGKFDFDELVDTVTINLTYAHLWDQGAVAAVDKVVFKFRRNGVDVKLIGLNEASATLLEKLTTQENPPIVEELVTN, encoded by the coding sequence ATGTTTATCAATTCAACAACCCTAAAAAGAGAATGGTTTTTCAATATTAAAGCGGATATTTTAGCAGGGGCAGTCGTCGGTTTAGCTCTTATTCCAGAGGCGATCGCATTTTCCATTATCGCAGGAGTTGATCCCAAAGTCGGTTTATACGCATCCTTTATCATTGCTGTAATCACCGCATTTTTAGGCGGTAGGGTAGGCTCTATATCTGCCGCTACAGGGGCTATGGCATTATTAATGGTAAACTTAGTGAAAGATCATGGCATTGAGTATCTATTTGCCGCCACTCTCTTAACAGGGATTTTACAGGTATTATTCGGGGTATTCAAACTTGGTAAACAGATGAAATATGTACCCCGTGCGGTGATGATGGGTTATATTAACGCCCTCGGAGTCTTGATATTTCTTGCCCAATTACCTCACTTAACCAACGTACCCTCAACAGTATATCTAATTGCGATCGCATCTTTACTAATTATTTATATCCTACCCCGTTTCACCCAAGCAGTACCTTCTCCTTTAGTTGCCTTAGCGGTGATGACAATAGCCACCATTACCCTAAAATTAGACGTGCCTACAGTGGGAGACATGGGAGAATTACCCACCACATTACCAATTTTTGCCTTGCCTAATGTACCCTTAAACCTCGAAACTCTGAATATCATTCTGCCTTACTCTCTAACAATGGCATTAGTGGGATTACTAGCCTCCTTCCTCACCGCCGCCCTAGTGGATGAATTAACTGACACCCCTAGCGACAAAAACCAAGAAGCAAAAGGGCAAGGTATCGCTAATATTGTTACATCCTTTTTTGGAGGAATGGCAGGATGTGGCATGATTGGACAATCGGTTATTAACGTACAATCAGGAGGTAGAGGCAGATTATCCACTTTTTGTGCGGGAATTTTTCTCTTATTTGCCATTTTAGTCTTACAAGACTGGGTAAAACAGATGCCTATGGCCGCATTAGTCGCCGTGATGTTTATGGTATCCATTGGTACGATACGTTGGTCATCTTTTAAGAATATCTCTCGCACTCCTTCTACGGAAACGGCGGTAATGTTAACTACTATGTTAATTACTATTGCTACCCGAAACTTTGCTTTAGGGGTAATTACTGGCATCATATTGAGTACAGTATTTTTCTCTCGCAAAATTGCAAAATTAGTCTTTGTGGATAAAGTCTTAAGTGAAGACGGCAACCATCGTACCTATAATGTATCTGGGCAAATCTTCTTTGTCTCTATTGAGGAATTTTTAGGGAAATTTGATTTTGACGAATTAGTCGATACTGTCACTATTAACCTAACCTATGCTCATTTATGGGATCAAGGTGCTGTTGCCGCAGTGGATAAAGTGGTATTCAAATTCCGCCGTAACGGTGTTGATGTCAAGTTGATTGGTTTAAATGAGGCAAGTGCGACGTTACTCGAAAAACTTACTACTCAGGAAAATCCCCCTATTGTTGAAGAATTAGTTACTAATTAG